From Microbacterium invictum, the proteins below share one genomic window:
- a CDS encoding LLM class F420-dependent oxidoreductase, protein MRFGTFIPQGWRFDLVGIDPADQWHAMSALAQRADAGPWESLWVYDHFHTTPVASQEATHEAWTLMAAFAASTSRIRLGQMCTCMGYRNPAYLAKVAATVDVISGGRAEMGIGAGWYQHEWEAYGYGFPEAPERLKMLREGVEIMRQAWTTGQATLDGTYYQVDGAIVQPQPLQDGGIPMWIAGGGEKVTLKIAAKYATYTNFTGTLEEFDHKSDVLRGHCDTLGRDFSEITRSSNFDTIVGETEADAEDRLAAVIARVRPFVQDEHADRIERGIRRSDGFGSVEQVTEKLARKGEHGLGYAIHYFPEAAYDTSGIELFEREVIPALS, encoded by the coding sequence ATGCGTTTCGGAACCTTTATTCCCCAAGGCTGGCGTTTCGATCTGGTCGGTATCGACCCTGCTGACCAGTGGCACGCGATGTCGGCGCTCGCGCAGCGGGCCGACGCCGGGCCGTGGGAGTCGCTGTGGGTCTACGATCACTTCCACACGACCCCGGTTGCCTCGCAGGAAGCGACCCACGAAGCCTGGACGCTGATGGCCGCGTTCGCCGCGTCGACCAGCCGCATCCGCCTCGGCCAGATGTGCACGTGCATGGGGTATCGCAACCCCGCCTATCTCGCGAAGGTCGCGGCGACCGTGGACGTCATCTCGGGTGGCCGCGCCGAGATGGGAATCGGCGCGGGCTGGTACCAGCACGAGTGGGAGGCCTACGGCTACGGCTTCCCCGAGGCCCCTGAGCGACTCAAGATGCTGCGCGAAGGCGTCGAGATCATGCGCCAGGCGTGGACGACCGGCCAGGCCACCCTCGACGGCACCTACTACCAGGTGGACGGCGCGATCGTGCAGCCGCAGCCGCTGCAGGATGGCGGCATCCCGATGTGGATCGCCGGCGGCGGCGAGAAGGTGACGTTGAAGATCGCGGCGAAGTACGCCACGTACACGAACTTCACCGGCACGCTCGAGGAATTCGATCACAAGAGCGACGTGCTGCGCGGGCACTGCGACACCCTCGGGCGCGACTTCTCCGAGATCACCCGGTCGTCGAACTTCGACACCATCGTCGGGGAGACCGAGGCCGACGCCGAGGATCGGCTGGCGGCCGTGATCGCGCGCGTGCGCCCGTTCGTGCAGGATGAGCACGCCGACCGCATTGAGCGCGGCATCCGTCGCTCCGACGGGTTCGGATCGGTCGAGCAGGTGACCGAGAAGCTCGCGCGCAAGGGCGAGCACGGGCTCGGGTACGCGATCCACTACTTCCCCGAGGCGGCATACGACACTTCGGGGATCGAGCTGTTCGAGCGCGAGGTCATTCCTGCGCTGAGCTGA
- a CDS encoding alpha/beta fold hydrolase, which produces MAYITVGTENSADIDIFYTDQGPASGQPVVLIHGFPLNGESWGKQQAALLDAGHRVIAYDRRGFGASSKTGSGYDYDTFAADLHALIEDLDLHEAILVGFSMGTGEIARYLSRYGSARVAKAAFLGSLEPYLLVTDDNPDGAGPQEFFDGIAQSVREDRYAFIAGFFKDFYNLDENLGSRISQEALDASVAIATQAGNAAIAAAPLTWPTDFRADIPAIDVPTLIVHGTADNILPIDKTARKFTDLVPGEVTYVEIEGAPHGLLWTHGDEVNEALLSFLGD; this is translated from the coding sequence GTGGCGTACATCACCGTGGGAACCGAGAACTCGGCCGACATCGACATCTTCTACACCGATCAGGGTCCCGCGAGCGGTCAGCCGGTCGTGCTCATCCACGGCTTCCCACTGAACGGCGAGTCGTGGGGCAAGCAGCAGGCGGCACTGCTGGATGCCGGCCACCGCGTCATCGCCTACGACCGCCGCGGGTTCGGGGCGTCGTCGAAAACCGGATCGGGCTACGACTACGACACCTTCGCCGCCGACCTGCACGCACTGATCGAAGACCTCGACCTGCACGAGGCCATCCTGGTCGGCTTCTCGATGGGCACCGGCGAGATCGCCCGCTACCTCTCGCGCTACGGGAGCGCCCGCGTCGCCAAGGCGGCCTTCCTCGGGTCGCTCGAACCGTACCTGCTTGTCACCGACGACAACCCCGACGGCGCCGGCCCACAGGAGTTCTTCGACGGCATCGCGCAGTCGGTGCGCGAGGACCGGTACGCGTTCATCGCCGGGTTCTTCAAGGACTTCTACAACCTCGACGAGAACCTCGGCTCACGCATCTCGCAGGAGGCGCTCGACGCGAGCGTCGCCATCGCCACCCAGGCAGGCAACGCCGCGATCGCGGCCGCACCGCTGACGTGGCCGACCGACTTCCGCGCCGACATCCCGGCGATCGATGTGCCGACGCTCATCGTCCACGGCACGGCCGACAACATCCTGCCGATAGACAAGACCGCGCGGAAGTTCACGGACCTCGTCCCCGGGGAGGTCACCTACGTCGAGATCGAGGGCGCGCCGCACGGTCTGCTGTGGACGCACGGCGACGAAGTCAACGAGGCGCTGCTGAGCTTCCTCGGCGACTGA
- a CDS encoding YdeI/OmpD-associated family protein, translated as MVAASAKPELHVDTVEEWERWLESDPGPDGVRLRIRKAASIKPGITYADALDVALCFGWIDGQRQSLNDDYFLQVFTPRRPRGVWSKVNIEHAGRLIEEGRMRPAGHREIDLAKADGRWDAAYRQRDGGIPPELQAALDADPAIAAAFAAQSAQNRFSMAFRVSSLKRPETRAARVAQYITMLERGETIH; from the coding sequence ATGGTCGCCGCCTCTGCCAAGCCCGAGCTGCACGTTGACACGGTCGAGGAGTGGGAACGCTGGCTGGAGTCCGATCCGGGTCCTGACGGAGTGCGGTTGCGCATCCGTAAGGCGGCGTCGATCAAGCCGGGCATCACCTACGCGGATGCGTTGGACGTCGCGTTGTGCTTCGGCTGGATCGACGGGCAGAGGCAGTCGTTGAATGACGACTACTTCCTGCAGGTCTTCACACCGCGCCGGCCACGCGGGGTGTGGTCGAAGGTCAACATCGAGCACGCCGGCCGTCTGATTGAGGAAGGCCGCATGCGGCCTGCCGGCCACCGCGAGATCGACCTCGCGAAGGCGGATGGGCGGTGGGACGCCGCCTATCGTCAGCGCGACGGGGGAATCCCACCCGAACTCCAGGCGGCACTCGATGCCGACCCGGCGATCGCCGCCGCGTTCGCCGCACAGTCGGCGCAGAACCGCTTCTCGATGGCGTTCCGCGTGAGTAGCTTGAAGCGGCCGGAGACCCGTGCGGCCCGGGTCGCCCAATACATCACCATGCTCGAGCGGGGCGAGACGATCCACTGA
- the galK gene encoding galactokinase — protein sequence MSTAAADAPNATTAADQARDLFRELTGTTPEGAWSAPGRANLIGEHTDYNDGFVFPFAIAHRTHVALGRRDDGRIRVVSTFDPVPVEIALADLDALFPARRDEIVEWARYPLGVAWALRQAAPAADVTGIDLAFASSVPVGAGLSSSAAIEGATASALNDTWNLGLDRVALARAGRRAENEAVGAPTGIMDQMASMLGEADAGIFLDCRSLDAQVIELGLAAAGLELLVIDTGVTHAHSTGGYGERRAACERGAEIMGVPALRDVSVADLARAEQLMDEVTFRRVRHVVTENQRVLDTVRTLREQGPTAIGDLLVASHASMRDDFEISVPELDTAVEASLAAGAVGARMTGGGFGGAAIALVAHDLIPQVTDAVVAAFAASGFAPPTIFTVTPSAGAGRDA from the coding sequence GTGAGCACCGCCGCCGCCGACGCCCCGAACGCCACCACCGCCGCTGACCAGGCCCGCGACCTGTTCCGCGAACTGACCGGCACCACCCCCGAAGGCGCCTGGTCGGCCCCCGGCCGGGCCAACCTCATCGGCGAGCACACCGACTACAACGACGGCTTCGTCTTCCCGTTCGCGATCGCGCACCGCACCCATGTCGCCCTCGGGCGCCGTGACGACGGCCGCATCCGCGTCGTCTCGACGTTTGACCCGGTGCCCGTCGAGATCGCTCTCGCCGACCTCGACGCCCTGTTCCCCGCCCGTCGCGATGAGATCGTCGAGTGGGCGCGCTACCCCCTCGGCGTCGCCTGGGCCCTTCGGCAGGCCGCGCCTGCAGCCGACGTCACCGGCATCGACCTCGCGTTCGCCTCCAGCGTGCCGGTGGGCGCAGGTCTGTCGTCGTCGGCCGCCATCGAGGGGGCGACGGCGTCGGCACTGAACGACACCTGGAACCTGGGACTCGATCGTGTCGCCCTCGCCCGGGCGGGCCGCCGCGCCGAGAACGAGGCTGTCGGCGCCCCCACCGGGATCATGGATCAGATGGCATCCATGCTCGGTGAAGCGGATGCCGGGATCTTCCTCGACTGTCGCTCGCTCGACGCCCAGGTGATCGAGCTCGGCTTGGCCGCCGCAGGCCTCGAACTGCTCGTCATCGACACGGGAGTCACGCACGCGCATTCGACCGGCGGCTACGGCGAGCGCCGTGCCGCGTGCGAGCGCGGTGCCGAGATCATGGGCGTGCCCGCGCTGCGCGATGTGTCGGTGGCCGACCTCGCCCGCGCCGAACAGCTCATGGACGAGGTGACCTTCCGCCGCGTGCGCCACGTCGTCACCGAGAACCAGCGGGTTCTCGACACCGTCCGCACGCTGCGCGAGCAGGGCCCGACCGCGATCGGCGACCTCCTCGTTGCCTCGCACGCCTCGATGCGCGACGACTTCGAGATCTCGGTGCCCGAGCTCGACACCGCCGTCGAGGCGTCCCTGGCCGCGGGAGCGGTCGGTGCGCGCATGACCGGCGGCGGATTCGGCGGTGCGGCGATCGCGCTGGTCGCGCACGACCTGATCCCGCAGGTCACCGATGCCGTGGTCGCCGCGTTCGCGGCATCCGGCTTCGCCCCGCCGACGATCTTCACGGTGACGCCGTCCGCCGGCGCCGGTCGCGACGCCTGA
- the galT gene encoding galactose-1-phosphate uridylyltransferase produces MNTNSTVNLEPVALGAGVVKRTARLADGRDLIYFDDPGTTLGPDRAVDARDLDPRPATATMRQDILTGDWISVAAARQNRAFLPPAELDPLAPQSETNPSEIPSLYDVAVFENRSPSFGPALATATGDVPEAADPPRGLADLERLGLGNTRTSVGRCEVVCFSPDRTGSFGTQTVTRARTVIEAWADRTAALSALPGVEQVFPFENRGEEIGVTLQHPHGQIYSYPYITPRTTRLLDSIDRTAPDLFARILDFEQSGPRVLLRGEHWTAFVPFAARWPIEVHMLPHRQVPDFAALTADERDELAPIYLRLLRGIDALYETPTPYIAAWHQAPVHVGRDTVRLNLQITSPRRAADKLKYLAGSEAAMGAWIGDIPPETAADRLRAAIEGVEL; encoded by the coding sequence GTGAACACGAACTCGACCGTGAACCTCGAACCCGTCGCCCTGGGCGCCGGCGTCGTCAAGCGCACCGCGCGGCTGGCCGACGGGCGCGACCTGATCTACTTCGATGACCCCGGCACGACGCTCGGCCCCGATCGGGCCGTCGACGCCCGCGACCTCGACCCGCGACCGGCCACGGCCACGATGCGGCAGGACATCCTCACCGGCGACTGGATCTCGGTCGCCGCCGCGCGCCAGAACCGCGCCTTCCTGCCGCCGGCCGAGCTCGACCCCCTCGCCCCGCAGAGCGAGACCAACCCGTCCGAGATCCCCTCGCTCTACGACGTCGCGGTGTTCGAGAACCGCTCGCCCTCGTTCGGCCCGGCGCTGGCCACAGCGACCGGCGACGTCCCCGAAGCCGCCGATCCCCCGCGCGGTCTCGCAGACCTCGAACGCCTCGGCCTCGGCAACACCCGCACGAGCGTCGGCCGCTGCGAGGTGGTGTGCTTCTCACCCGACCGCACCGGCTCGTTCGGCACGCAGACCGTGACGCGCGCCCGCACCGTGATCGAGGCCTGGGCCGACCGCACCGCAGCCCTGTCGGCGCTGCCCGGGGTCGAGCAGGTGTTCCCGTTCGAGAACCGCGGCGAAGAGATCGGCGTGACCCTGCAGCACCCGCACGGGCAGATCTACTCGTACCCGTACATCACCCCGCGCACGACCCGTCTGCTCGACTCCATCGACCGGACCGCCCCCGACCTGTTCGCCCGCATTCTCGACTTCGAGCAGTCGGGTCCGCGGGTGCTGCTGCGCGGCGAGCACTGGACGGCGTTCGTGCCGTTCGCCGCCCGCTGGCCCATCGAGGTGCATATGCTGCCTCACCGCCAGGTGCCCGACTTCGCGGCCCTCACCGCCGACGAGCGCGACGAGCTCGCCCCGATCTACCTGCGCCTGCTGCGCGGCATCGACGCGCTCTACGAAACGCCGACGCCGTACATCGCCGCCTGGCATCAGGCTCCCGTCCACGTGGGCCGCGACACCGTGCGACTCAACCTGCAGATCACGAGCCCGCGCCGCGCGGCCGACAAGCTGAAGTACCTCGCCGGCTCCGAGGCGGCAATGGGCGCGTGGATCGGCGACATCCCGCCCGAGACCGCCGCCGACCGCCTGCGCGCCGCCATCGAGGGGGTCGAACTGTGA
- a CDS encoding LacI family DNA-binding transcriptional regulator, which yields MADVAAVAGVSGQTVSRVVNGSPRVDPATRQRVEAAMAQLDYRPHRAARALRTGRTDTIGLIVSTLATVGNSRMLQAIADAAAERGYALTVVTASGVDAVASGFATLRDQGVDGAIVLNEATVAARTVEVPPGLALVVVDSPPDDRFVVVQTDHAAGARLAVEHLLSRGHRTVAHIAGPADSFAAAERERGWREALADAGIDAGEPVRGDWTAASGHSAATALRPDATAVFAANDQMALGALRALAEAGRAVPGDVGVVGFDDIADAADYRPPLTTIRQDFDALGAAAVTALVAAIEGTVSDRVVLTPALVTRASS from the coding sequence ATGGCCGATGTGGCCGCGGTGGCCGGCGTCTCGGGGCAGACCGTGTCGCGTGTCGTGAACGGCAGTCCCCGTGTCGATCCCGCGACGCGCCAGCGCGTCGAAGCGGCCATGGCGCAGCTGGACTACCGGCCCCACCGGGCCGCGCGTGCCCTGCGCACCGGTCGCACCGACACGATCGGGCTCATCGTCTCGACCCTCGCGACCGTGGGGAACTCGCGCATGCTCCAGGCGATCGCCGACGCCGCCGCTGAGCGAGGCTACGCACTCACCGTGGTCACCGCATCGGGGGTGGATGCCGTGGCCTCGGGCTTCGCGACTCTTCGCGACCAGGGGGTCGACGGTGCCATCGTGCTGAACGAGGCCACCGTGGCCGCTCGAACGGTCGAGGTGCCGCCGGGGCTTGCGCTGGTCGTGGTGGACTCGCCCCCGGACGACCGGTTCGTCGTGGTGCAGACCGACCACGCGGCGGGTGCGCGACTGGCGGTGGAGCACCTGCTGTCGCGCGGGCATCGCACGGTCGCGCACATCGCCGGACCTGCCGACTCGTTCGCGGCCGCCGAACGCGAGCGGGGCTGGCGCGAAGCGCTCGCCGATGCCGGCATCGACGCGGGTGAACCGGTGCGCGGCGATTGGACCGCGGCATCCGGACACTCCGCCGCCACCGCCCTCCGACCCGACGCGACCGCGGTCTTCGCCGCGAACGACCAGATGGCGCTGGGCGCACTGCGCGCGCTCGCCGAAGCCGGTCGCGCCGTGCCGGGAGACGTCGGCGTCGTGGGCTTCGACGACATCGCCGACGCCGCCGATTACCGCCCACCGCTGACGACGATTCGCCAGGACTTCGATGCCCTCGGCGCCGCCGCCGTGACGGCGCTGGTCGCGGCGATCGAGGGCACGGTGTCCGATCGGGTGGTTCTCACTCCCGCGCTGGTGACCCGCGCGAGCTCCTGA
- a CDS encoding glycosyl hydrolase family 95 catalytic domain-containing protein, whose amino-acid sequence MADETPDTPAAAAVTARPHLRLRADRSAEKWTDAYPIGNGTIGAMCFGGVEADRVQINDATCWSGSPTTASGTRRRNGPTHLAAAREALARGDLDAAEQATRNLQGGFAQAYQPLADLWIGLDGPALPGDGTSPASTPQVTRELDLRTAIATHEFSLGGLHSRAETFVSARKNLLISSRTYSEPSDLWIELTTPHPVVHREAGDRGLTLVARMPADVRPDRSGAPDAAAFGPDIISYDGPSVTAAGVLVVHTDGEASFDGERLRVAGATELRIGVSTKTDAPSTPRGRGLHGGWRKSISLARIATMFVEPVFYNSPRGAGNDVRTEHIADHARLFDRVELRLDSPGVKPGVDAGADTRTTEQRLRAVAEGADDPDLVALAFQYGRYLMIAGSRPGGQPLNLQGIWNESVTPPWGGGYTVNINTEMNYWPAHTANLSECAEPLLPWLGRVAVTGQRWAKRLYRAPGWVMHHNSDMWGFAGPVGAGVDSPSWSFWPMGGVWMARHLLADAEFTGDIRRLLRAWPIACGAAEFALAWLQPQPDGTLGTAPSTSPENLYLDADGVARAVSESTTSDIELVRDLFDGIVSVAPLLPYRGPADLALIDRVYDARDLLPPTRVTADGRIAEWTGDPVEQDPRHRHQSHLIGLYPGRSITAETPELFAAARRSLQERGPESTGWSLAWRLALWARLHDADGVAATVRRFLQPADDAAHGSGEAGQTGGVYPSLLCAHPPFQIDGNFGFTAGVTEALLQSHEQDALGIRLLRVLPAAPWASGSVTGLRARGAVTVDTAWADGVVTSVRLRADRAAALEVVGPGLEAQRVDLQAGDEVSLGDASAHS is encoded by the coding sequence GTGGCTGACGAGACCCCCGACACACCCGCGGCGGCGGCGGTGACGGCACGGCCCCACCTGCGTCTGCGGGCCGATCGGTCGGCCGAAAAGTGGACCGATGCCTACCCCATCGGAAACGGCACGATCGGGGCGATGTGCTTCGGCGGTGTCGAAGCGGATCGCGTCCAGATCAACGATGCGACGTGCTGGTCGGGGTCGCCGACGACCGCGTCGGGCACGCGCCGCCGCAACGGCCCCACCCATCTGGCCGCGGCGCGGGAAGCCCTCGCCCGCGGAGATCTTGACGCCGCAGAGCAGGCCACCCGCAACCTGCAGGGCGGCTTCGCGCAGGCATATCAGCCGCTGGCCGACCTCTGGATCGGTCTCGACGGCCCTGCATTGCCGGGCGACGGCACCTCACCGGCATCCACCCCACAGGTCACGCGCGAACTCGACCTGCGCACCGCCATCGCCACGCACGAGTTCTCACTCGGTGGCCTCCACAGCCGCGCCGAGACGTTCGTCAGTGCGCGGAAGAACCTGTTGATCTCGTCGCGCACGTACAGCGAACCGTCCGACCTCTGGATCGAACTGACCACCCCGCACCCGGTCGTTCACCGCGAGGCCGGTGATCGCGGCCTCACGCTCGTCGCGCGCATGCCTGCCGACGTCCGCCCCGACCGGTCGGGCGCGCCCGACGCAGCCGCATTCGGCCCCGACATCATCAGCTACGACGGGCCCTCGGTCACGGCGGCCGGCGTGCTCGTGGTGCACACCGATGGTGAGGCGAGCTTCGACGGCGAACGGCTGCGCGTCGCCGGCGCGACCGAGCTGCGCATCGGCGTCAGCACCAAGACAGACGCCCCCAGCACACCTCGTGGCCGGGGACTGCACGGCGGGTGGCGGAAATCGATCTCCCTCGCGCGCATTGCCACCATGTTCGTCGAGCCGGTGTTCTACAACTCCCCGCGCGGCGCCGGCAACGACGTGCGCACCGAGCACATCGCCGACCACGCGCGCCTGTTCGATCGCGTCGAACTGCGGCTGGACTCACCGGGAGTGAAGCCGGGGGTGGATGCCGGTGCCGACACCCGCACGACCGAGCAGCGTCTGCGGGCTGTGGCCGAAGGCGCGGATGATCCGGATCTGGTCGCGCTGGCATTCCAGTACGGGCGCTACCTGATGATCGCCGGATCGCGGCCGGGCGGGCAGCCGCTGAACCTGCAGGGCATCTGGAACGAATCGGTGACACCGCCCTGGGGCGGCGGCTACACCGTGAACATCAACACCGAGATGAACTACTGGCCTGCGCACACGGCGAATCTGTCCGAGTGCGCCGAACCGCTCCTGCCGTGGCTCGGGCGGGTGGCCGTGACCGGCCAGCGGTGGGCGAAGCGCCTCTACCGGGCGCCGGGTTGGGTGATGCATCACAACAGCGACATGTGGGGCTTCGCCGGCCCGGTCGGCGCCGGGGTCGACTCGCCGTCGTGGTCGTTTTGGCCGATGGGCGGGGTGTGGATGGCCCGGCACCTGCTCGCCGACGCCGAGTTCACCGGTGATATCCGGCGGCTGCTGCGGGCCTGGCCGATCGCCTGCGGCGCCGCCGAGTTCGCCCTTGCCTGGCTGCAGCCACAGCCCGACGGCACGCTCGGCACCGCGCCGTCGACGAGCCCTGAGAACCTGTATCTCGACGCCGATGGGGTCGCGCGCGCGGTCTCGGAGAGTACGACGAGCGACATCGAGCTCGTCAGAGATCTCTTCGACGGCATCGTGTCGGTCGCTCCGCTCCTGCCGTACCGGGGTCCGGCCGACCTTGCCCTGATCGACCGCGTGTATGACGCCCGCGACCTGTTGCCGCCGACACGCGTGACCGCCGACGGGCGTATCGCGGAGTGGACCGGCGACCCCGTCGAGCAGGATCCGCGGCATCGGCACCAGTCGCACCTGATCGGCCTGTACCCGGGGCGCAGCATCACGGCCGAAACCCCGGAGCTGTTCGCCGCCGCCCGCCGTTCGCTGCAGGAACGCGGGCCGGAGTCGACCGGGTGGTCGCTGGCCTGGCGGCTCGCCCTGTGGGCGCGGTTGCACGACGCCGATGGGGTGGCCGCGACCGTGCGGCGGTTTCTGCAGCCGGCCGACGATGCCGCGCACGGGTCGGGCGAGGCGGGCCAGACCGGCGGTGTCTACCCCAGCCTCCTCTGCGCGCACCCGCCCTTTCAGATCGACGGCAACTTCGGCTTCACCGCCGGGGTGACCGAGGCGCTGCTGCAGTCGCACGAACAGGACGCCCTGGGCATCCGCCTGCTGCGGGTGCTGCCTGCCGCGCCCTGGGCATCGGGCTCGGTCACCGGGTTGCGGGCACGCGGCGCGGTGACGGTCGACACCGCGTGGGCCGACGGCGTCGTGACGAGCGTGCGCCTGCGTGCCGACCGTGCCGCGGCGCTGGAGGTCGTCGGTCCCGGGCTGGAGGCACAGCGGGTCGACCTGCAAGCCGGCGACGAGGTCTCACTCGGCGACGCGAGTGCTCACTCATGA
- a CDS encoding addiction module protein, whose protein sequence is MTPKLADYIEAGKQLSADERIEAAHQLLLSVQPDDESAPVGVEWETELLRRAKEAVDGSAVLHDVDESHAHIRAEL, encoded by the coding sequence ATGACTCCGAAGCTGGCCGACTACATCGAAGCGGGTAAGCAGCTCTCCGCCGATGAGCGTATCGAGGCGGCCCACCAACTCTTGCTGAGTGTGCAGCCCGACGACGAGAGCGCTCCGGTCGGTGTGGAGTGGGAGACTGAACTTCTGCGGCGAGCGAAGGAGGCCGTCGACGGCTCTGCGGTCCTGCACGATGTCGATGAATCGCACGCACATATCCGCGCGGAGCTCTGA
- a CDS encoding ThuA domain-containing protein: MRALIAVGTGRYADPWHPFAQVGARVADILTADGWDVDIDPDVDHALTVLDGVDLLVVAAGDPWADDVAAAPEASQQGLVDATARGLGILALHSATASLRGYPEWAQLTGAVWLPRVSMHPPFEEAAVVRVLPGHPLADGLGDFTVPDERYANLQSVGRSDVLADHEHEGVRYPLMWTREVGSARVAYDALGHDGRSYESESHREIVRRLARWVART, translated from the coding sequence ATGCGCGCGCTCATCGCGGTGGGAACGGGCCGGTACGCCGACCCGTGGCATCCGTTCGCCCAGGTCGGCGCCCGGGTGGCCGACATCCTCACCGCCGACGGGTGGGACGTCGACATCGACCCGGACGTCGACCACGCCCTCACCGTGCTGGACGGCGTCGACCTGCTCGTCGTCGCTGCGGGCGACCCGTGGGCGGATGACGTCGCCGCCGCGCCGGAGGCGTCGCAGCAGGGGCTGGTGGATGCCACGGCGCGAGGTCTCGGCATCCTTGCCCTGCACTCGGCGACCGCGAGTCTGCGGGGCTACCCGGAATGGGCGCAGCTGACGGGCGCGGTGTGGCTGCCGAGAGTGTCGATGCATCCGCCGTTCGAAGAGGCCGCGGTAGTGCGCGTGCTGCCCGGGCACCCGCTGGCCGACGGGCTCGGCGACTTCACGGTGCCGGACGAACGGTACGCGAACCTGCAGTCGGTCGGGCGCTCGGATGTGCTGGCGGACCACGAGCACGAGGGCGTGCGCTACCCGCTCATGTGGACCCGCGAGGTCGGGTCTGCCCGGGTCGCGTACGACGCGCTCGGGCACGATGGGCGCTCATACGAGTCCGAGTCGCACCGCGAGATCGTGCGCCGCCTTGCCCGCTGGGTGGCGCGGACATAG
- the galE gene encoding UDP-glucose 4-epimerase GalE, with the protein MSWLVTGGAGYIGAHIVRALATAGIDPVVIDDLSSGHAEFVPAGIPFVQGTILDRDLLAATMREHGVEGVIHVAGFKYAGVSVQRPLHTYAQNVEGTRVVLEAMADAGVTNIVFSSSAAVYGTPDVDLVTEDLPKRPASPYGESKLIGEWLIRDQAIATAGTDAPLRHTSLRYFNVVGSSDPAVYDTSPHNLFPLVFEALIAGKTPKIFGDDYDTEDGTNVRDYVHVGDIAAAHVVAAQRLTSGDPIEPAYNLGSQNGLSVKQIMDAMVRATGIQFTPEIGPRRPGDPDRIVATGDLAARDLDWQNRYTVDEMVRSGWEARRAAD; encoded by the coding sequence ATGAGCTGGTTGGTCACGGGAGGCGCCGGATACATCGGCGCGCACATCGTCCGGGCGCTCGCCACCGCGGGCATCGACCCCGTCGTCATCGATGACCTTTCCAGCGGTCACGCCGAGTTCGTGCCCGCCGGCATCCCGTTCGTCCAGGGCACGATCCTCGATCGTGACCTGCTCGCGGCGACCATGCGCGAGCACGGCGTCGAAGGCGTCATCCACGTGGCCGGATTCAAGTACGCCGGCGTCTCGGTGCAGCGCCCGCTGCATACGTACGCGCAGAACGTCGAGGGCACCCGCGTCGTGCTCGAGGCGATGGCCGATGCCGGTGTGACGAACATCGTGTTCTCGTCATCGGCGGCCGTGTACGGCACGCCCGACGTCGACCTCGTGACCGAAGACCTGCCCAAGCGACCGGCCTCGCCCTACGGCGAGTCGAAGCTCATCGGCGAGTGGCTCATCCGCGACCAGGCCATCGCTACGGCCGGCACCGACGCGCCGCTGCGGCACACGTCGTTGCGCTACTTCAACGTCGTCGGGTCTTCCGACCCGGCCGTCTACGACACGAGCCCGCACAACCTGTTCCCGCTGGTGTTCGAGGCGCTGATCGCCGGCAAGACCCCGAAGATCTTCGGCGACGACTACGACACCGAAGACGGCACGAACGTCCGCGACTACGTGCACGTGGGCGACATCGCCGCCGCGCACGTAGTCGCCGCGCAGCGCCTGACCTCCGGCGATCCGATCGAGCCGGCCTACAATCTCGGCTCGCAGAACGGGCTGAGCGTGAAGCAGATCATGGATGCCATGGTGCGCGCCACCGGCATCCAGTTCACTCCCGAGATCGGGCCCCGCCGCCCGGGCGACCCCGACCGAATCGTGGCCACCGGCGACCTCGCCGCCCGCGACCTCGACTGGCAGAACCGGTACACCGTCGACGAGATGGTGCGCTCAGGCTGGGAAGCACGCCGCGCGGCGGACTGA